A genome region from Altererythrobacter aquiaggeris includes the following:
- the leuC gene encoding 3-isopropylmalate dehydratase large subunit — protein sequence MASKPRTLYEKIWDAHVVERRDDGTSLIYIDRHLVHEVTSPQAFEALRVSGRKVRRPDLTLAVPDHNLPTTPRLDPQGLKVPIADAQSAAQLEALEANAPAFGIRYIDAAAAEQGIVHVIGPEQGFSLPGSTIVCGDSHTASHGGLGALAFGIGTSEVEHVLATQTLLLTRSKNMEVRVEGLLGPGITPKDLVLHIIGVIGTAGGTGHVIEYRGEVFERMSLEGRLTVCNMSIEAGARAGLIAPDDTVFTYLKGRPMAPAGSDWDKAIAWWKTLHTDAGAIFDKSVIIDAATVEPTVTWGTSPEDVAPIGGQVPAPEDFSDPSKQDAVRASLEYMGLTPRQHLLGIAVENVFIGSCTNSRIEDLRAAAAVLRGRHKSSTVKWAIVVPGSGLVKRQAEAEGLDKIFTDAGLEWREPGCSACLGMNPDKVPAGERCASTSNRNFVGRQGPGSRTHLVSPAMAAAAAVMGHLTDVRTLNLAE from the coding sequence ATGGCAAGCAAACCGCGCACTCTGTACGAGAAGATCTGGGACGCCCATGTGGTGGAACGCAGGGATGACGGCACAAGCCTGATCTACATCGACCGGCATCTGGTCCATGAAGTTACCAGCCCGCAGGCGTTCGAAGCCTTGCGTGTCAGCGGCAGGAAGGTGCGGCGGCCGGACCTTACGCTGGCCGTGCCAGATCACAATTTACCGACCACCCCGCGGCTTGATCCGCAAGGGCTCAAAGTGCCGATCGCCGACGCGCAAAGCGCTGCCCAGTTGGAAGCATTGGAAGCCAACGCGCCGGCATTCGGTATCCGCTATATCGATGCAGCCGCTGCAGAGCAGGGGATCGTCCATGTCATCGGTCCTGAACAAGGATTTTCGCTGCCCGGGTCAACCATCGTTTGCGGCGATAGCCATACTGCCTCGCATGGCGGGCTGGGTGCGCTGGCCTTCGGTATCGGCACCAGCGAAGTCGAGCATGTCCTTGCCACACAGACCTTGCTGCTGACCCGGTCGAAAAACATGGAAGTCCGGGTCGAAGGCCTGCTTGGCCCCGGCATTACACCCAAGGATCTGGTGCTGCATATCATCGGCGTTATCGGAACTGCCGGCGGCACGGGCCATGTAATCGAATACCGCGGTGAGGTGTTCGAAAGGATGAGCCTTGAAGGCCGGCTGACGGTTTGCAACATGTCGATCGAAGCGGGCGCACGCGCCGGGCTGATCGCCCCAGACGACACGGTTTTCACCTATCTCAAGGGACGCCCGATGGCTCCCGCGGGCAGCGATTGGGACAAGGCGATTGCATGGTGGAAGACCTTGCACACCGACGCAGGCGCTATTTTCGACAAAAGCGTTATCATTGATGCAGCCACCGTCGAACCGACTGTGACGTGGGGTACCAGCCCCGAAGACGTTGCCCCCATCGGCGGGCAAGTCCCGGCTCCCGAAGACTTCAGCGATCCATCCAAACAGGATGCGGTGCGCGCCAGTCTGGAATATATGGGGCTGACACCGCGGCAACACCTGTTGGGTATTGCGGTCGAGAACGTTTTTATCGGCAGTTGCACGAATAGCCGGATCGAAGATTTACGAGCTGCGGCGGCAGTGCTTAGGGGGCGCCACAAGTCGAGCACCGTGAAATGGGCGATCGTCGTGCCCGGATCGGGTCTGGTGAAGCGGCAGGCCGAGGCGGAGGGGCTCGACAAGATCTTTACCGATGCGGGGCTCGAATGGCGCGAACCGGGTTGTTCCGCCTGTCTGGGGATGAACCCCGACAAGGTTCCGGCGGGCGAACGTTGTGCTTCGACCAGCAACCGCAACTTCGTCGGTCGCCAAGGGCCCGGCTCGCGGACCCATCTGGTCAGCCCCGCAATGGCAGCAGCCGCAGCGGTTATGGGCCATCTGACGGACGTTCGAACACTGAACCTTGCCGAATAA
- a CDS encoding isopropylmalate isomerase — translation MTKRTPGSMGGKATIAGAIGSAAIAAAVLYASRRKEKKEPPKTSTAPKQKPETD, via the coding sequence ATGACAAAACGCACTCCAGGTAGCATGGGCGGCAAAGCCACTATCGCAGGCGCCATCGGTTCCGCGGCAATCGCAGCAGCTGTTCTTTACGCCAGCCGGCGCAAGGAAAAGAAAGAGCCGCCAAAAACCTCGACCGCGCCAAAACAGAAGCCGGAAACGGACTAG
- the leuD gene encoding 3-isopropylmalate dehydratase small subunit gives MESLVEVEGRAIPLGRKNIDTDLIIPARWLKTVTRSGLGEGAFETLRADPDNIFDRAEFAGAPILIAGDNFGCGSSREHAAWALLDMGIRAVIAPSFSDIFAGNAFKNGILTVALPQDQVNRLLEVAVNDPIAIDLERQIVTTGFQDRFSFEIDPFRKTCLLQGLDEVGLTMAREDAIAKYEARGAAQMPWLAKGNTNLHGEIA, from the coding sequence GTGGAAAGTCTGGTCGAGGTCGAAGGACGGGCGATCCCGCTGGGGCGCAAAAATATCGACACCGATCTGATCATTCCCGCCCGCTGGCTGAAAACCGTCACGCGCAGCGGTTTGGGCGAAGGCGCGTTCGAAACATTGCGCGCCGATCCCGACAACATCTTCGATCGTGCTGAATTCGCCGGCGCGCCGATATTGATCGCCGGGGATAATTTCGGCTGCGGATCAAGCCGTGAACATGCCGCATGGGCGCTGCTGGATATGGGAATTCGCGCCGTGATCGCACCCTCGTTCTCGGATATTTTTGCAGGCAATGCTTTCAAGAACGGCATTCTGACCGTCGCGCTGCCACAGGACCAGGTCAACCGGCTGCTGGAAGTTGCTGTAAACGACCCGATTGCGATCGATCTGGAGCGCCAGATTGTGACGACTGGATTTCAGGACCGTTTCAGTTTTGAAATCGACCCGTTTCGCAAGACTTGCCTGCTGCAAGGCCTCGACGAAGTCGGCCTGACAATGGCACGCGAGGATGCAATCGCCAAATACGAAGCCCGGGGGGCCGCGCAAATGCCGTGGCTGGCCAAAGGTAATACGAATTTACACGGAGAGATCGCATGA
- a CDS encoding NADPH:quinone oxidoreductase family protein, whose translation MKALRSHETGGPETLKLDEIDAPAPGKGEVLVAVKACAINFPDTLIIRDMYQMKPPRPFAPGGEISGVIEALGEEVTGWNVGDRVLAGIGSGGLSEKVVVNARVLFRVPEGVSFETAASIMLTYGTNIHGLKDRGRIKEGDTLLVLGAAGGIGLSAIELGKAYGARVVAAVSSEEKAEVCRQVGADEIVIYPRAPFDKDTSKAVANQFKAACGAEGANIIYDVVGGDYSEPALRSIAWEGRFLVVGFPAGIARMPLNLTLLKSCDIAGVFWGAFAAREPAKNAANIAELFDLLKAGKINPMISETFPLERGGEAIAKLANREAIGKLVVTMDA comes from the coding sequence ATGAAAGCCCTCAGAAGCCACGAAACTGGCGGACCGGAAACTCTGAAGCTTGACGAGATCGACGCCCCCGCGCCGGGCAAAGGCGAAGTTCTTGTGGCGGTCAAAGCGTGCGCGATCAACTTCCCCGACACGTTGATTATCCGCGATATGTACCAGATGAAGCCGCCCCGCCCCTTCGCACCCGGCGGCGAAATTTCCGGCGTCATCGAAGCGCTGGGTGAAGAAGTCACAGGCTGGAATGTCGGCGACAGGGTGCTTGCCGGCATCGGATCGGGCGGATTGTCCGAAAAGGTCGTAGTGAACGCGAGGGTGCTTTTCAGGGTACCGGAGGGCGTGTCCTTCGAAACGGCGGCCAGCATCATGCTGACATATGGCACCAACATACACGGGCTGAAGGATCGCGGCCGTATCAAGGAAGGCGATACGCTGCTGGTCCTTGGCGCGGCTGGCGGTATCGGTCTGTCGGCTATCGAGCTCGGGAAGGCATATGGCGCACGCGTTGTCGCCGCAGTGTCCAGCGAGGAAAAGGCCGAGGTATGCCGCCAGGTCGGCGCTGACGAAATTGTCATCTACCCGCGCGCTCCGTTTGATAAAGACACATCAAAGGCCGTTGCAAACCAGTTCAAGGCAGCTTGCGGCGCAGAAGGCGCGAATATCATCTATGACGTGGTCGGCGGCGATTATTCGGAACCTGCCTTGCGTTCGATAGCTTGGGAAGGGCGCTTCCTTGTGGTCGGCTTCCCCGCCGGAATTGCCAGAATGCCGCTGAACCTCACTTTGCTGAAAAGCTGCGATATCGCGGGTGTATTCTGGGGTGCATTTGCTGCGCGCGAGCCAGCAAAGAACGCCGCCAACATCGCCGAACTGTTCGATTTGCTGAAAGCCGGAAAGATCAATCCGATGATTTCGGAGACTTTTCCGCTGGAACGCGGCGGCGAGGCGATAGCAAAACTCGCAAATCGTGAAGCTATCGGCAAACTTGTGGTAACAATGGACGCATGA
- a CDS encoding DUF1476 domain-containing protein, with the protein MTDFSDRQKGEEAKYARDEEMEFRVAARRNKLLGHWASEKMGLTEEETDAYAKAVVQADFEEAGDEDVIRKLLGDLTAAGVDVDEAGVRAALEEKNVEARRQLMGGV; encoded by the coding sequence ATGACCGATTTCAGTGATCGCCAGAAAGGCGAAGAAGCCAAATACGCCCGCGACGAAGAAATGGAATTCCGCGTCGCCGCCCGCCGCAACAAATTGTTAGGCCACTGGGCGTCCGAAAAAATGGGCCTGACCGAGGAAGAAACCGACGCCTATGCCAAGGCCGTCGTCCAGGCTGATTTTGAAGAGGCCGGCGACGAAGACGTCATTCGCAAATTGCTGGGCGATCTCACCGCTGCAGGTGTCGATGTGGACGAGGCAGGCGTGCGCGCCGCTCTGGAAGAAAAAAACGTCGAAGCGCGCCGCCAGCTGATGGGCGGGGTCTGA
- a CDS encoding BolA family transcriptional regulator encodes MPMSGTEIEEMIKTAIPDANVEMTDLAGDGDHWAARVTSAAFAGKTRVQQHKMVYQALDGRMGGVLHALQLTTAVPTSAA; translated from the coding sequence ATGCCGATGTCAGGCACCGAAATAGAAGAAATGATAAAAACGGCCATTCCCGATGCAAATGTCGAAATGACCGATCTGGCCGGTGACGGTGATCACTGGGCCGCGCGCGTCACATCGGCAGCTTTCGCCGGCAAGACCCGCGTTCAGCAACATAAAATGGTTTATCAGGCGCTGGACGGGCGGATGGGGGGCGTGCTGCACGCCTTGCAACTGACCACCGCCGTCCCCACTTCCGCTGCATAA
- the grxD gene encoding Grx4 family monothiol glutaredoxin translates to MSDINDRISKIVSGADVVLFMKGTPLFPQCGFSNKATAILDHCGVAFESVDVLQDQEIRQGIKTFSDWPTIPQLYVKGEFVGGSDIMMEMHEAGELQQLLDEKNVAKAE, encoded by the coding sequence ATGTCCGATATAAATGACCGAATTTCCAAAATCGTTTCCGGCGCCGACGTCGTGCTGTTTATGAAAGGCACACCGCTGTTTCCGCAATGTGGTTTTTCAAACAAGGCGACAGCAATTCTTGATCATTGCGGGGTTGCTTTTGAAAGCGTCGATGTTTTGCAGGATCAGGAAATCCGGCAGGGTATCAAAACATTCTCCGATTGGCCGACGATCCCGCAACTCTACGTAAAGGGCGAGTTCGTGGGCGGCAGCGACATCATGATGGAAATGCACGAAGCAGGCGAGCTTCAGCAATTGCTCGACGAGAAAAATGTCGCGAAAGCAGAGTAG
- a CDS encoding NUDIX hydrolase: MDKSEKPDRALAIPAATVVIFRHAGAGGPPELLMVIRSRKMAFAAGAAVFPGGRVDAEDYELAAAMESAVPIDELAHRIAAIRETLEETGLVIGVKGDVNAAIAVDARKMLLEAGSLAPVLAQFDWQIDEAAIVPFARWYPKNEKLSRVFDTRFYLADLGTGAVDIAVDETENSKLFWASAQQALEMSAKGDIGIIFPTRRNLERLALFDDFAAAEAQCRAIPVETVIPFITGEGDDRQLQIPEGLGYPITSEPLESVLRG, encoded by the coding sequence ATGGACAAATCTGAAAAACCCGACCGCGCGCTTGCGATACCCGCTGCGACAGTCGTGATATTCCGCCACGCGGGTGCGGGCGGACCGCCAGAATTGTTGATGGTGATACGTTCGCGCAAAATGGCTTTCGCAGCCGGTGCTGCGGTATTTCCCGGCGGGCGGGTCGATGCCGAGGACTATGAGCTTGCAGCCGCAATGGAAAGCGCCGTGCCGATCGATGAATTGGCTCACCGGATCGCTGCCATCCGCGAGACGCTGGAAGAAACCGGTCTCGTCATCGGCGTGAAAGGGGATGTGAACGCTGCAATCGCGGTCGATGCGCGCAAGATGCTTCTGGAGGCGGGATCGCTTGCGCCGGTGCTAGCGCAGTTCGATTGGCAAATCGACGAGGCAGCCATTGTACCGTTTGCCCGGTGGTATCCCAAGAACGAGAAGCTGTCGCGGGTCTTCGACACCCGGTTTTACCTCGCCGATCTGGGCACCGGTGCGGTCGATATTGCGGTCGATGAAACCGAAAACTCAAAATTGTTCTGGGCCAGTGCACAGCAGGCACTCGAAATGAGCGCAAAGGGTGACATCGGGATCATCTTCCCGACCCGCAGGAACCTGGAACGGCTTGCTTTATTCGATGATTTTGCGGCGGCAGAGGCGCAGTGCCGCGCCATCCCGGTAGAGACGGTGATCCCCTTCATCACCGGCGAGGGAGATGACCGCCAGCTGCAGATACCCGAAGGCCTGGGTTATCCGATCACCAGCGAACCGCTGGAAAGCGTTCTGCGGGGATAA
- a CDS encoding queuosine precursor transporter has translation MDNTPDQAEAAAAERRNFRYFDFVMAAFVTILLLSNVIGAGKAAAIDIPYFGHVAFGAGLLFFPISYIIGDILTEVYGYPYARRCIWAGFSALVFMAFMAWAVVAMPPADNWGNQAAYEAVFGQVPRIVGASIIAFWAGEFVNSYVLARMKVWTRGKALWSRTIGSTIVGQGVDSALFYPLAFLGAEGWTTQLVVTLALTQWALKTSWEVLLTPLTYAVVGWLKRREGVEIFDTDTNFSPFAKSAR, from the coding sequence ATGGATAACACCCCCGATCAAGCCGAAGCGGCCGCAGCAGAACGGCGCAATTTTCGCTACTTCGATTTCGTCATGGCAGCATTTGTCACTATCCTGCTGCTTTCCAACGTGATCGGTGCCGGCAAGGCTGCTGCCATCGATATCCCGTATTTCGGCCACGTGGCATTCGGTGCCGGCCTGCTGTTTTTCCCGATAAGCTATATTATCGGGGACATACTCACCGAAGTGTACGGCTATCCCTATGCTCGCCGCTGCATCTGGGCGGGTTTTTCAGCGCTGGTGTTCATGGCGTTCATGGCCTGGGCGGTGGTTGCCATGCCGCCAGCAGACAATTGGGGAAATCAGGCGGCCTACGAGGCAGTGTTCGGCCAAGTGCCGCGGATAGTCGGCGCATCGATTATCGCGTTCTGGGCTGGCGAGTTCGTCAATTCCTATGTGCTGGCGCGCATGAAAGTCTGGACCCGCGGCAAGGCATTGTGGAGCAGGACGATCGGCTCCACCATTGTCGGACAGGGCGTTGACAGTGCCCTGTTCTATCCGCTCGCATTCCTGGGAGCGGAGGGATGGACGACACAGCTGGTCGTGACACTGGCGCTGACGCAGTGGGCACTGAAAACCTCATGGGAAGTGCTGCTGACGCCGCTGACTTACGCCGTGGTAGGCTGGCTCAAGCGCCGCGAAGGCGTGGAGATTTTCGACACGGACACGAACTTTTCGCCATTTGCCAAATCGGCGCGTTAG
- a CDS encoding CoA ester lyase, whose translation MTPLRSLMFIPGDSVKKLAKADTCGADAVILDLEDAVAEDNKPAARMLVGKFLQDRPKAGRKMQIWVRVNPLGTGLTLDDLVAVIGHEPDGIMQPKTDGPADVEQLSHYIDALEVQSGIDRGKIKIIPVATETAIAPFSLGEFAYAGLERLAGLTWGAEDLAAAVGGQGNRMPDGSWMYTYQMVRAQVLLAAHAAGVPAIDTLFADFRDEEGLRAESRLGRAEGFSGRLVIHPAQVVPVNESFSPSKDEVAMARKIVAAFEAQPGTGAIGIDGKMYDIPHLKSARTTIVLHEASQA comes from the coding sequence ATGACCCCGCTTCGCTCGCTGATGTTCATTCCCGGCGATAGCGTGAAAAAACTGGCCAAAGCCGATACGTGCGGCGCCGATGCGGTTATTCTCGATCTCGAGGATGCGGTTGCGGAAGACAACAAACCCGCCGCGCGCATGCTGGTTGGAAAGTTTCTGCAAGACCGGCCAAAAGCCGGGCGCAAGATGCAGATCTGGGTGCGCGTAAATCCGCTCGGCACCGGACTGACGCTTGATGATCTGGTCGCGGTGATCGGCCATGAACCTGACGGTATCATGCAGCCCAAAACCGACGGACCCGCCGATGTCGAGCAATTGTCGCATTATATCGATGCTCTGGAAGTGCAGTCCGGAATTGATCGTGGGAAAATAAAGATCATTCCTGTCGCCACAGAAACGGCGATCGCCCCGTTCAGTCTGGGGGAATTTGCCTATGCCGGGCTGGAACGGCTGGCCGGTCTGACTTGGGGGGCGGAAGATCTGGCTGCCGCGGTTGGCGGGCAGGGCAACCGGATGCCGGATGGTTCATGGATGTACACCTATCAGATGGTCCGGGCTCAGGTCTTGCTTGCCGCGCATGCCGCAGGCGTGCCGGCAATCGACACTCTTTTTGCCGATTTCCGCGACGAGGAAGGCTTGCGAGCGGAAAGCAGGCTTGGCCGCGCGGAAGGGTTCTCCGGAAGATTGGTTATTCATCCCGCGCAGGTCGTGCCGGTCAATGAAAGCTTCTCTCCTTCAAAGGACGAGGTGGCGATGGCGCGCAAAATTGTCGCTGCTTTCGAAGCGCAGCCCGGCACCGGAGCCATCGGCATCGACGGCAAGATGTATGACATTCCGCATCTCAAAAGCGCGCGGACGACAATCGTGCTGCACGAGGCATCGCAGGCCTAA
- a CDS encoding MaoC family dehydratase has product MAGVWFDELEVGRVFHHAIRRTVTETDNVMFSALTHNPAQLHLDAEYMKGTDFGQIIVNSTFTLGLMVGVSVGDTTLGTAVANLGWDEVRFPAPVFIGDTLRIETEVLDLRASKSRPNAGIVTYAHRAFNQNDILVGSCKRSGLQLRRPAA; this is encoded by the coding sequence ATGGCAGGTGTGTGGTTTGATGAACTGGAAGTTGGCCGGGTATTCCACCACGCCATCAGGCGCACAGTCACCGAAACCGACAATGTCATGTTTTCGGCGCTTACGCACAATCCCGCGCAGCTGCATCTCGATGCCGAATATATGAAAGGCACCGATTTCGGCCAGATTATCGTGAATTCGACCTTTACGTTGGGGCTGATGGTCGGCGTGTCGGTGGGCGACACGACGCTGGGCACTGCCGTTGCGAATTTGGGGTGGGACGAGGTGCGCTTTCCGGCCCCGGTATTTATCGGTGATACCTTGCGGATCGAAACCGAGGTTCTGGATTTGCGAGCAAGCAAATCGCGGCCCAATGCCGGCATCGTGACTTATGCCCACCGTGCGTTTAACCAGAACGATATTCTGGTCGGCAGTTGCAAACGCAGCGGGCTGCAACTCAGGAGGCCTGCAGCATGA
- a CDS encoding alkaline phosphatase PhoX, which produces MPEFKTDRRIFMKATGSAFAALLASGCMARGNMGNPAAAARSYGDLVPDPAGVLDLPKGFSYRVVSRLGDAMTDGGTVPDKADGMGCFRLPGGKLALVRNHELVPGDSAGTELTRGYGKLPDGTFLPGGTTTLVLDARTLAVEKQFRSMAGTMRNCSGGVTPWGTWLTCEEPGSRGLEALPAHGYVFEIPAAAKTMSQPRPLTAMGRFNHEAAAVDPATGIVYLTEDQGDSLFYRFIPSVPGELDKGGVLQALAVEGGITDSRNKENVTFARDSKHNVRWITLDNVESPNDDLRKRGAALGATLFARGEGLHYGDGELYFCCTSGGAAGLGQIFRLVPGHNGGADRIHLFFESTDPEQFNYGDNLCVAPNGHLVICEDQYTDVVDNHLRGLTPQGEVYPLAKLHKQTELAGACFSPDGKTMFVNIYSPTMTVAIKGPWIG; this is translated from the coding sequence ATGCCTGAATTCAAAACAGATCGCCGGATTTTCATGAAAGCCACAGGATCGGCCTTTGCAGCCTTGCTGGCGAGCGGATGTATGGCGCGCGGCAATATGGGCAATCCGGCCGCGGCTGCCCGGTCTTACGGCGATCTCGTGCCGGACCCTGCCGGCGTTCTCGATCTGCCAAAGGGTTTTTCCTACCGTGTCGTCTCACGCCTGGGTGATGCGATGACCGATGGCGGCACAGTTCCCGACAAGGCCGACGGTATGGGCTGCTTCAGGCTACCCGGCGGAAAGCTGGCCCTGGTCCGCAATCATGAGCTTGTACCCGGCGATAGCGCGGGGACCGAATTGACGCGCGGATATGGCAAGCTGCCTGACGGAACATTCCTGCCAGGCGGGACGACAACGCTTGTTCTTGATGCACGCACGCTGGCTGTCGAGAAGCAATTCAGATCGATGGCCGGGACAATGAGGAATTGTTCTGGCGGGGTAACCCCGTGGGGCACCTGGCTGACTTGCGAAGAGCCGGGTTCGCGCGGTCTGGAAGCCTTGCCCGCTCATGGTTACGTATTTGAAATTCCTGCCGCCGCCAAAACCATGTCGCAGCCCAGGCCGCTAACGGCGATGGGCCGGTTCAATCACGAGGCGGCAGCCGTGGATCCGGCAACCGGAATTGTATATTTGACGGAAGATCAGGGCGACAGTCTGTTTTACCGCTTCATTCCCTCCGTACCGGGCGAGCTGGACAAAGGCGGCGTGTTGCAAGCCCTCGCGGTCGAAGGGGGCATCACCGACAGCCGCAACAAGGAAAACGTGACTTTCGCGCGCGATAGCAAACACAATGTTCGGTGGATCACACTGGATAATGTCGAAAGCCCGAACGATGATTTGCGAAAGCGCGGGGCCGCACTGGGCGCGACATTATTCGCGCGCGGCGAAGGCCTGCATTATGGTGACGGCGAACTGTATTTCTGCTGCACATCGGGCGGCGCAGCAGGTCTGGGCCAGATATTCCGGCTGGTCCCGGGGCATAACGGCGGCGCTGACCGCATCCATCTGTTTTTCGAAAGCACCGATCCCGAACAGTTCAATTATGGCGATAATCTATGTGTGGCGCCCAATGGCCATCTGGTTATATGTGAGGACCAGTACACCGACGTGGTCGATAACCATCTTCGCGGATTGACGCCGCAGGGCGAAGTCTATCCTCTGGCGAAGCTGCACAAACAGACCGAACTTGCCGGTGCCTGCTTCTCGCCTGATGGCAAGACGATGTTCGTCAATATTTACAGCCCGACGATGACCGTCGCGATCAAGGGGCCATGGATCGGCTGA
- a CDS encoding Ppx/GppA family phosphatase, which translates to MPRSQRRQPGRALSGIVDIGSNTVRLVIYDGAQRTPSIFLNEKITAQLGRELADTGRIPDTASKAALAGLGRYALLLADLGVEDVQVAATAAAREASNGSEFLAEVRKLGFEPRLLSGDDEARASAMGVIGAFPGARGMVADIGGGSLELAWIENGSVSNCTSLPLGTLRLPALADKGKAEFKAAIRTALENSGWGVPRSEPLYLVGGTWRALATYVLHHNNLPLSDPHGVAVAYDDAVKLAKQLTTIDAEEFAGVPGLSAIRAEALPNAAQLMRVMLKVLQPSELIVSAWGLREGLLLQRLDDTARSHDPLSAGVTEFCQNYDVDPSRSAMMAGWCIGAVEPGSTAGGRERLAATMLSVALSRVEPNLRHRTAMEWGLDKRWIGLDPRGRALLASALLGSCGTAVWPKELERLASRDELGGAAAWGLANRLCRRLGAGSRMSLMSSHLSREGKTLTLQIEQGRAALVGENTQKDLAALADFLGLETRIQVVEEIRRRQ; encoded by the coding sequence ATGCCGCGTAGTCAGCGCCGGCAGCCAGGACGCGCGTTAAGCGGTATAGTCGATATCGGGTCCAACACCGTCAGGCTGGTAATTTATGACGGGGCGCAAAGAACGCCATCGATATTCCTGAATGAAAAAATCACCGCGCAGCTGGGCCGCGAACTTGCGGATACGGGACGGATTCCCGACACCGCTTCGAAGGCAGCGCTTGCAGGCCTTGGCCGATACGCATTGTTGCTGGCCGATCTGGGCGTCGAAGACGTGCAGGTTGCCGCGACCGCCGCTGCGCGCGAGGCAAGCAATGGGTCCGAATTTCTCGCGGAAGTCCGAAAGTTGGGTTTCGAACCCCGATTGCTGAGCGGTGACGATGAAGCACGCGCATCCGCCATGGGCGTTATTGGCGCATTTCCGGGCGCGAGGGGCATGGTGGCCGATATCGGCGGCGGAAGTCTCGAACTCGCCTGGATTGAAAATGGCAGCGTCAGCAATTGCACCAGTTTGCCGCTTGGTACGCTTCGGCTTCCCGCGCTCGCCGATAAAGGCAAGGCAGAATTCAAGGCCGCCATCAGGACGGCGTTGGAAAACTCGGGCTGGGGGGTGCCGCGCAGCGAGCCGCTGTATCTCGTTGGCGGCACGTGGCGCGCCTTGGCGACTTATGTGCTGCATCATAACAACCTGCCGCTTAGCGATCCGCATGGTGTCGCCGTAGCCTATGACGATGCAGTCAAGCTGGCCAAACAGCTGACCACCATCGATGCCGAAGAATTTGCCGGTGTGCCCGGGCTTTCGGCAATCCGCGCCGAAGCATTGCCCAATGCAGCGCAGCTGATGCGGGTTATGCTGAAGGTGCTGCAGCCCAGCGAACTGATAGTTTCCGCATGGGGACTGCGCGAGGGGCTGCTGCTCCAGCGGCTTGACGATACAGCCCGGTCGCATGATCCGCTGTCCGCTGGTGTCACCGAATTCTGCCAGAATTACGATGTCGATCCTTCCCGTTCTGCCATGATGGCCGGTTGGTGCATCGGTGCGGTGGAGCCGGGAAGCACTGCCGGCGGCCGTGAACGGTTGGCGGCGACAATGCTGTCGGTTGCACTATCGCGTGTCGAGCCGAACCTGCGGCATCGCACGGCGATGGAATGGGGGCTCGATAAACGCTGGATCGGGCTTGATCCGCGAGGGCGGGCGCTGCTGGCGAGCGCATTGCTCGGCAGCTGCGGCACGGCCGTGTGGCCAAAGGAACTGGAGCGTCTTGCAAGCCGCGATGAGTTGGGCGGGGCGGCCGCATGGGGTCTGGCCAACCGGCTATGCCGCCGGCTGGGCGCCGGGTCGCGCATGTCGCTGATGAGCAGCCATCTTTCCCGCGAAGGCAAAACTCTTACATTGCAGATAGAACAGGGCCGCGCCGCGCTCGTTGGCGAAAATACACAAAAGGATCTTGCTGCACTGGCGGATTTTCTGGGTCTGGAAACACGCATTCAAGTGGTGGAGGAAATCCGCCGCCGACAGTAA